The DNA segment CCTGGCGCGTGGCGTCAATCCGGCCGCGACCGCGACGCCCAGCGCAACGCTCATCAGCGCGGCTATCATATGAATTCGCCTCTACTGCAATGGCGGTTCATCGCCCTCGGGCGGCGCCATCACCGGCGAGCCATGATGGGAAACCATCCACCAACGCCCTTGCGCATGCTCGAAGACGTTGGTCGCCAGCACGCGGCTGCGGCTTCGCCCGTCGTAGCCGTGCTGAGTGAGATTCTCTTCGACCACGACAACTGCCAGATCGCCGCTGACCATCAGTTGCGCCTCGCCGAGGTCGAACTTCATCTCGAAGACGTTGTCGAAGATGCGCTCGAAGCTGTCCATGATCGCGCCCCATCCGACCAGCCGGCGCCATCCGGGATGGATGCAGATGATCCGGGGGTCGCGCAGCCACACCTCGGCCATCCTTTCGACATCCAGGCTTTCGAAGGCACGGTAGAACGCGCGATTTGCCTCAAGCACTGCCTCGCGCTCCGACATGGGGCCGCCTTCCCGGGGAATGTCCAGAGTTTATCCGCCGCGGCGTTGACGCGCTAGCGGCCGGGCGGACGCGCGCGGTACGGCCTGGGTCGGCGCCCGCTTGGGCGGGGCGAATTGCCGGGTCCGTTGCTGGCGGCTAGCATGGTCGTCGAGGCGGGGATGGAAGCGGACGCGGCGCACGCCAGCCACGACACGCCCGAGACTCTGATCGGACCGCAACGCTCGCCAACCTCGCTGCTCCGTTACTCGCCGGCGTTGGTGCTGCTGATCGCGGTGCTGATGAACGCGGCGCAGTGGACCGACGTTGATCCCTGGCTGCGTATCCTGCTCGGACGGCTGACGATCGCCCGGGGCCATGCGCCAACGAGCGAGAGCTTTTCCTACACGGCCTTCGGTCATCCGTGGTGGGACCACGAATGGCTGACGGAAGTCCTGTTCGCTGCAATCTATGACAAGTTCGGCGTGCTTGGCCTCAAACTGCTGAAACTTGCCTGCTCGTGTGCGATTGCAGCGCTGCTCGCGGCGGCGCTGGCCGAGACCGGCGCCGCGGTCAGTATCCAACTACCAATCCTGCTGGCGAGCGCGATCGGACTTGCCCCGTTCGTCCAATATCGCCCGCAGCTTTTCACCTTCCTGTTCACCAGCGCGCTGCTCGCCGTACTGGCGCGCGAGAATTACCGGCGCACGGCGCCGCTGTGGCTCGCGATCCCGATCTGCCTGCTGTGGGCCAATCTGCATGGCGCCTTCTTCGTTGGCCTCGGCATCCTCGCCACTTACACCACCGGCGCGGGCGCGGCCGATCTGATCGCCGGGCGCGGTCTGTGGCGCGGGATCAGACTTGGCGCAATCACGATCGCGGTCGCGCTGGCCACCCTGGTTAACCCCTACGGCATCCGGCTTTGGACCACGGTCCTGGCGTCAAGCGGTCGATGGATGAAGGGGCTCGACACGCAGTGGCAGCCGACGCTCACGGTGATGGCGGCGCAGCTTCACGGCTCGCCCGCAACCTTCGTATGCCTGGTGGTCGTGCTGGCCGCGACCGCGGCGCTCGGCGTGCTGCTCGTTGTGCGCCCGCGGGCTGACGATCTGCCGTTGGTGGTGGTCGCAGCAGTGGTCACCGCGAGCGGGCTGGCTGCAATTCGCAACTTGCCCCTGCAGGCGCTCGCGATCGTCGCGCCGCTGGGGCGCCGCGCGGGCCTGCTCTTCGGCCCCGCCGGCGCGGCCGCTCCCGCCCCGCCGCCGCGCCGATCGCTGGGCCACGAACTGATAATCGTCGCAGTCGCCCTGATGGTTGCGCTCGCCACCGGAGAGCTTTCGGGCAGGCTGATCAACACCGTCGATACGCCCACCGGCGCGGTGGCGTTCATGCGCCGCCACGATTTGCACGGCAACGTGCTGTGCGACTTCGACTGGGCGGCCTATTTCATCGCGCGCGAGGTGCCGCCGTCGCGCATCTTCATCGACGGCCGCCAGGACATGGCCTACCCGATCGCGGTGCTGCGCGACTACATAATTTTTACCGAGGGCGGCGCGGGCGCAGCGGCGGTCCTGCGGCGCTATCCGCCCGACTACGTTCTGATCCCGCTCGGCA comes from the Candidatus Binataceae bacterium genome and includes:
- a CDS encoding nuclear transport factor 2 family protein, translated to MSEREAVLEANRAFYRAFESLDVERMAEVWLRDPRIICIHPGWRRLVGWGAIMDSFERIFDNVFEMKFDLGEAQLMVSGDLAVVVVEENLTQHGYDGRSRSRVLATNVFEHAQGRWWMVSHHGSPVMAPPEGDEPPLQ